A DNA window from Ostrea edulis chromosome 5, xbOstEdul1.1, whole genome shotgun sequence contains the following coding sequences:
- the LOC125649022 gene encoding exonuclease 1-like isoform X1, with the protein MGVTGLLPFLKKIHVPVNIAKFEGCTVAIDAYCWLHKGAFSCAEKLALGEATDQYVYYCMKYVEMLLKKNIKPVLVFDGCHLPSKKEVEKTRREKREINRKKAAQLLREGKRAEARECLQRCIDISPDMALQLMNACRARGVDCIVAPYEADAQLAYLNKRGIAQVIITEDSDLLLFGCQKVVFKMDHFGNGILIEQSRLNEVMEIQSGFYTFEKFRFMCILSGCDYLASLPGIGLGKAAKVFKRARQSDIKILLKKFPSTYLNMSLTVPEEYIEGFIRANNTFLYQLVYDPIQRRLRPLDSYEEGMNAKLMPYAGALIPQHEAYQIALGNINIYTKEKFADFDPDIYVPPKASKKKPEQLHQLSIWDRNYRTRPKTELTEVQNTERPNLQSKEIVVKKSFHRERPMAEDDKHIKSDSELTNIYLEGNDENSPSLPSPKKRHRSSSGSDPELLKSPVKKFRKIYMSPNKVQFFDSLRDADQDTCKRSPSRHENREEPVPASPKPSPKRNRFAVLLEEKREKFNINASKNIVKSRFFVSSAEIQRHESTTQIKEEKSSVKNNVAEKKSNSNSPTSKSRDTEEILKMKQSPSTPKPSPGSAFTWSKFKFSKLNNVATNSDKANKNYKRVVSDSCLSNYFSTQSREKNFEKPSESLPSAPPVQRVMSCEEMDSAPDSLSQASSVSYSQSSGAYSIDLDCLPDSQEVQIISEEFAAQNSSKSQPSNPTLTLQETRAMSTTGTLKFGCRASGLSKNRKGKTPPDNRQQSIKDLFSKFAFSNRKDKLYTEDVETISCTPSNKPCSKSVQRQLLPGQTVKK; encoded by the exons ATGGGTGTTACAGGGTTATTGCCTTTTCTTAAAAAGATCCATGTTCCAGTAAACATCGCAAAGTTTGAGGGTTGCACTGTGGCGATAGATGCGTATTGCTGGCTCCATAAAGGGGCTTTCTCTTGTGCCGAGAAGCTAGCTCTAGGGGAAGCCACTGACCA ATATGTGTACTACTGCATGAAGTATGTGGAAATGCTCTTGAAGAAAAACATTAAGCCAGTGCTGGTATTCGACGGTTGTCACCTTCCTTCCAAGAAAGAGGTGGAGAAGACTCGCAGGGA AAAGCGTGAAATAAACAGAAAGAAAGCAGCCCAGTTATTGCGAGAAGGTAAAAGAGCTGAGGCCAGGGAGTGTCTCCAGAGGTGTATCGACATTAGTCCAGACATGGCACTGCAGCTGATGAAT GCCTGTAGAGCCCGGGGTGTTGACTGTATTGTGGCTCCATATGAGGCTGATGCCCAGCTGGCCTATCTGAACAAACGTGGCATTGCTCAAGTGATCATCACAGAGGACTCAGATCTGCTACTGTTTGGCTGCCAGAAG GTGGTATTCAAGATGGATCATTTTGGAAATGGTATTCTTATAGAACAGAGTCGATTAAATGAAGTGATGGAGATCCAGAGCGGGTTTTACACATTTGAGAAGTTTCGCTTCATGTGCATTCTCTCGGGCTGTGATTATTTAGCCTCCTTACCAGGAATTGGACTCGGAAAAGCGGCAAAAGTCTTCAAGCGAGCAAGACAATctgatatcaaaatt cTGTTAAAAAAATTTCCCAGCACTTACCTAAACATGTCTCTCACCGTACCAGAGGAATATATTGAGGGATTTATCCGTGCCAACAACACATTTCTTTATCAGCTGGTGTATGATCCTATTCAAAGAAGGTTACGTCCCTTGGATTCTTATGAAGAGGGAATGAATGCCAAGCTTATGCCTTATGCTGGAGC ACTTATTCCACAGCATGAGGCATACCAAATAGCTTTAGgaaatataaacatttacacCAAGGAAAAGTTTGCTGACTTTGATCCAGACATTTACGTT CCTCCCAAAGCCAGTAAGAAAAAACCTGAACAGCTGCATCAATTGAGTATCTGGGACCGGAATTATAGAACCAGACCCAAAACAGAACTCACAGAGGTGCAGAATACTGAGAGGCCAAATCTTCAGAGCAAAGAGATTGTTGTAAAGAAAAGTTTCCATCGAGAAAGGCCAATGGCAg AGGATGACAAACATATCAAGTCTGATTCGGAGTTGACAAACATATACCTGGAAGGTAATGATGAAAATTCCCCCTCACTTCCATCTCCAAAGAAGAGGCATCGGTCTTCCAGTGGCTCTGACCCAGAGCTCCTAAAAAGTCCAGTCAAAAAATTCCGAAAAATATACATGTCGCCTAACAAAGTCCAGTTTTTTGATTCCTTGAGAGACGCTGACCAGGATACTTGTAAACGCTCACCATCTAGACATGAGAACAGAGAGGAGCCAGTTCCAGCATCTCCCAAACCATCTCCAAAACGTAACAGGTTTGCTGTCCTACTGGAGGAAAAGAGAGAAAAGTTCAATATAAATGCCtccaaaaatattgtcaaaagcAG GTTTTTTGTCTCATCAGCTGAAATTCAGAGGCATGAAAGTACTACACAGATAAAAGAAGAGAAAAGTAGTGTGAAGAATAATGTTGCagaaaaaaagtcaaattcaAACTCCCCAACTTCAAAATCAAGAGACACAgaggaaattttgaaaatgaaacaaagTCCTTCCACACCCAAGCCTTCCCCTGGCTCAGCATTTACATGGTCTAAATTTAAATTCTCAAAACTGAACAATGTAGCCACCAACTCTGACAAAGcgaacaaaaattacaaaaGAGTGGTATCTGACTCCTGTCTCTCCAATTACTTTTCCACTCAATCCAGAGAGAAGAATTTTGAGAAACCCTCTGAGTCCCTGCCCAGCGCTCCTCCGGTCCAGCGAGTGATGAGTTGTGAGGAGATGGACAGTGCTCCGGATTCCCTGAGTCAGGCTAGTTCTGTGTCCTACAGTCAGAGTAGTGGAGCCTACAGTATTGACCTGGACTGTTTGCCAGATAGTCAGGAAGTGCAGATTATATCTGAAGAATTCGCAGCACAGAACAGCAGCAAATCTCAACCTTCAAATCCGACACTAACACTCCAA GAAACCAGGGCTATGTCAACAACAG gTACCTTAAAGTTTGGATGTAGGGCAAGTGGATTGTCTAAAAACAGGAAAGGAAAGACTCCACCTGACAACAGACAACAGAGTATAAAAGACCTTTTCTCCAAGTTTGCTTTTAGTAACAG
- the LOC125649022 gene encoding exonuclease 1-like isoform X2 — MKYVEMLLKKNIKPVLVFDGCHLPSKKEVEKTRREKREINRKKAAQLLREGKRAEARECLQRCIDISPDMALQLMNACRARGVDCIVAPYEADAQLAYLNKRGIAQVIITEDSDLLLFGCQKVVFKMDHFGNGILIEQSRLNEVMEIQSGFYTFEKFRFMCILSGCDYLASLPGIGLGKAAKVFKRARQSDIKILLKKFPSTYLNMSLTVPEEYIEGFIRANNTFLYQLVYDPIQRRLRPLDSYEEGMNAKLMPYAGALIPQHEAYQIALGNINIYTKEKFADFDPDIYVPPKASKKKPEQLHQLSIWDRNYRTRPKTELTEVQNTERPNLQSKEIVVKKSFHRERPMAEDDKHIKSDSELTNIYLEGNDENSPSLPSPKKRHRSSSGSDPELLKSPVKKFRKIYMSPNKVQFFDSLRDADQDTCKRSPSRHENREEPVPASPKPSPKRNRFAVLLEEKREKFNINASKNIVKSRFFVSSAEIQRHESTTQIKEEKSSVKNNVAEKKSNSNSPTSKSRDTEEILKMKQSPSTPKPSPGSAFTWSKFKFSKLNNVATNSDKANKNYKRVVSDSCLSNYFSTQSREKNFEKPSESLPSAPPVQRVMSCEEMDSAPDSLSQASSVSYSQSSGAYSIDLDCLPDSQEVQIISEEFAAQNSSKSQPSNPTLTLQETRAMSTTGTLKFGCRASGLSKNRKGKTPPDNRQQSIKDLFSKFAFSNRKDKLYTEDVETISCTPSNKPCSKSVQRQLLPGQTVKK; from the exons ATGAAGTATGTGGAAATGCTCTTGAAGAAAAACATTAAGCCAGTGCTGGTATTCGACGGTTGTCACCTTCCTTCCAAGAAAGAGGTGGAGAAGACTCGCAGGGA AAAGCGTGAAATAAACAGAAAGAAAGCAGCCCAGTTATTGCGAGAAGGTAAAAGAGCTGAGGCCAGGGAGTGTCTCCAGAGGTGTATCGACATTAGTCCAGACATGGCACTGCAGCTGATGAAT GCCTGTAGAGCCCGGGGTGTTGACTGTATTGTGGCTCCATATGAGGCTGATGCCCAGCTGGCCTATCTGAACAAACGTGGCATTGCTCAAGTGATCATCACAGAGGACTCAGATCTGCTACTGTTTGGCTGCCAGAAG GTGGTATTCAAGATGGATCATTTTGGAAATGGTATTCTTATAGAACAGAGTCGATTAAATGAAGTGATGGAGATCCAGAGCGGGTTTTACACATTTGAGAAGTTTCGCTTCATGTGCATTCTCTCGGGCTGTGATTATTTAGCCTCCTTACCAGGAATTGGACTCGGAAAAGCGGCAAAAGTCTTCAAGCGAGCAAGACAATctgatatcaaaatt cTGTTAAAAAAATTTCCCAGCACTTACCTAAACATGTCTCTCACCGTACCAGAGGAATATATTGAGGGATTTATCCGTGCCAACAACACATTTCTTTATCAGCTGGTGTATGATCCTATTCAAAGAAGGTTACGTCCCTTGGATTCTTATGAAGAGGGAATGAATGCCAAGCTTATGCCTTATGCTGGAGC ACTTATTCCACAGCATGAGGCATACCAAATAGCTTTAGgaaatataaacatttacacCAAGGAAAAGTTTGCTGACTTTGATCCAGACATTTACGTT CCTCCCAAAGCCAGTAAGAAAAAACCTGAACAGCTGCATCAATTGAGTATCTGGGACCGGAATTATAGAACCAGACCCAAAACAGAACTCACAGAGGTGCAGAATACTGAGAGGCCAAATCTTCAGAGCAAAGAGATTGTTGTAAAGAAAAGTTTCCATCGAGAAAGGCCAATGGCAg AGGATGACAAACATATCAAGTCTGATTCGGAGTTGACAAACATATACCTGGAAGGTAATGATGAAAATTCCCCCTCACTTCCATCTCCAAAGAAGAGGCATCGGTCTTCCAGTGGCTCTGACCCAGAGCTCCTAAAAAGTCCAGTCAAAAAATTCCGAAAAATATACATGTCGCCTAACAAAGTCCAGTTTTTTGATTCCTTGAGAGACGCTGACCAGGATACTTGTAAACGCTCACCATCTAGACATGAGAACAGAGAGGAGCCAGTTCCAGCATCTCCCAAACCATCTCCAAAACGTAACAGGTTTGCTGTCCTACTGGAGGAAAAGAGAGAAAAGTTCAATATAAATGCCtccaaaaatattgtcaaaagcAG GTTTTTTGTCTCATCAGCTGAAATTCAGAGGCATGAAAGTACTACACAGATAAAAGAAGAGAAAAGTAGTGTGAAGAATAATGTTGCagaaaaaaagtcaaattcaAACTCCCCAACTTCAAAATCAAGAGACACAgaggaaattttgaaaatgaaacaaagTCCTTCCACACCCAAGCCTTCCCCTGGCTCAGCATTTACATGGTCTAAATTTAAATTCTCAAAACTGAACAATGTAGCCACCAACTCTGACAAAGcgaacaaaaattacaaaaGAGTGGTATCTGACTCCTGTCTCTCCAATTACTTTTCCACTCAATCCAGAGAGAAGAATTTTGAGAAACCCTCTGAGTCCCTGCCCAGCGCTCCTCCGGTCCAGCGAGTGATGAGTTGTGAGGAGATGGACAGTGCTCCGGATTCCCTGAGTCAGGCTAGTTCTGTGTCCTACAGTCAGAGTAGTGGAGCCTACAGTATTGACCTGGACTGTTTGCCAGATAGTCAGGAAGTGCAGATTATATCTGAAGAATTCGCAGCACAGAACAGCAGCAAATCTCAACCTTCAAATCCGACACTAACACTCCAA GAAACCAGGGCTATGTCAACAACAG gTACCTTAAAGTTTGGATGTAGGGCAAGTGGATTGTCTAAAAACAGGAAAGGAAAGACTCCACCTGACAACAGACAACAGAGTATAAAAGACCTTTTCTCCAAGTTTGCTTTTAGTAACAG